A segment of the Odoribacter splanchnicus DSM 20712 genome:
TCGGGGGCAATATGACTATCGTCACCAGTATGCTGGCCAAAGAGCAAAAAGGGCCTGAAATCAAGGTACAAATCCTGATGTGGCCGGTAACGGACGCGAATTTCGACTGGGAATCCTATGATCTCTACGGAGAGCAACGTTTCCTAACCATTCCCTTGATGCAATGGATGTTCGACCAATATCTTACCGAGCAAGACGACCGCCTGAATCCTCATCTTTCTCCTGTACAAGCCTCTACCGAAGAGTTACAAGGTCTTCCTCCCACCTTGATCGAAGTTGCAGAAAACGATATCCTTCGAGACCAGGGAGAAGCCCTGGGCCGTCGTCTCGACGAAGCAGGTGTTGATGTCACCACCATCCGTTTCAACGGCGTGATCCACGATTGGGGGATGCTCAACGGATTCGCCACTTTACCTCCTACCCGTTCCCTGATCCTTTTTTCAGCTGCTATGCTCAAGAGATACCTGGAATAGCTCCCTCCCCCCCCCACAAGCCATGCCTTTAGGCTTGTGGGGATCAGTGTCCCTCGCAGGGCCCGACCGGTCAGCGATCTGTAAACCCAACCACCCAGGTTGACACAACCGCTTATCGATCCTTTAGGGGTAAACTCACTTCTTACCTCACCGGCGTATAGTCGATAACCGATTCCTCTTCGGTCGCTTCCAGTTTAAATATGACAGGACGCAAACCGTCATTACAACTACATATAGCTACCCCGGGTTTTCTGATCCAGTCGCCATAATAAAACAATGTTTCACCCGCTCCATGCGAAAGCGCAAAAACATATTGGTAGATCGCTTTCCAGGCCTCATCGCAAAAGCCCTCGGGTTTAGCATAGTCGGCATAAAATACCTGCCCGGCTTTTAACATCGGACAAGCCTTCAAACCTTCTGCTCCGTACTCTTTTACCAACTCTTCGTCCAAAGTGGTTTTCAACACCGTTATCTTTACTTTTTTCATCGTATTCCGATTTCAAATTATTAAACCATCTTATATTCAATAACGTACCGTACGACGAGGTGAACCGCTCCAGGAACATCCCAAACAATAAATCACAGTCAGGTCGAACCCTTCGAGACTCTCCCCCTCCTTGGCGGCAATAACCTCAAACTCAACTGTCACAAACACCAAACGCCGTTCTTTTTTCTCGTTCAACACATAGAAATTCGGTATTTTACATTGCGGACACAAACGTCTTTTCATATAACTATCCTTTTTATTTTCTCACTCTATATCAATTATAAAAGCCCGGTCCCTGCCAGCTTCCGTAAAAACGGATTGCGAAGACAAGCGACAAACTGCTCGTAAGTATATACCGGCCGGAGGATGACTGGCTCTCCGGCAGGTGCAGTCGCTGAAAGCAGATCCGACATCCGGTGAAATAATTCCCAACGCAGATGAGAAAGCAAAGAATCCTCGATCCAATAAGAAAAAAGGGTATTCGGACTATTTTTTTCCAAAGCTTTCATTTGCTTGTAAAGAGGATATCCGTCGGATACATCGTGCCATAAATCCACAAAAGCATGGTCGTAATAGCCGTCGGACATGCAATTCGTCGCAAACTCAAAAGCATCTTGCCGAACGATATCGATCTTCTCCTTTTTAGGAAATTGAGGAAGGATATGCTCCCGGAACAGAGCGATGACATTTTCGTCCCTTTCGACAATAGTCAGCGTTTTCACTTCCGGTTTTTCAGAAACCATAAAAGCATAATACCCCATTCCGAGTCCGAAAGCAACAACCTGCCCCGCTGCCCTGGCTATGGGTTGCCGCATGGTTTCTATTTCATTCGGTTTAATAGCCATCCACTCCTGCCCGTCCTCCATGACTGCCGGGAATGAAAATTCCGTATCGAAAAATCCGATCTGTGGAATTTCTTTCAACTCTTCATCGGTCCGGATATCATCACAAACAAACGCTTCATAGGGTTTATATTTTTCAATGGTCAGCTTCCAATTTCCAAAATGAGCTTCAGGAATCCGAATTTGCCGGTAATAAGGATTCATCCGATATTCCTGCGGATCGAGCCGGCGGATACCGGACCTCAGATAAGCTGTCGACAGATAACGATCCCGGGGATTATTTTCCACATCCAGTCCACAAGCAGCGACCAACAAGCTGGTATAGGCTTCTGCTAACGTAATTTCACACTCACCGGTGATCCCCTCTATCAGTTCTTTCGTGATAAAATCAGGACATACCGTAAGATATCTGCTCATTAATCCCAGCACCTCATTATTCATCTCCAAAACCTCACCCAGATTTTTTACTTTCCGGCGGTCGATCGGACTTAAATCGATATTCATTTTCTCCTATTCTAAAAATTCAATCTTCACTCCTCAGAAGTCTTCTTTCCTACTCTCACCACCACTTTTCCAACTTCCATCAACTTTTGTGCCTCCGGTATTTCTTCAAAGGAAAATGTTTTGTAAATATACACTTTTAATATCTCTCCGACAGGATTAACAAAGCATATACGAATCTCCCGCTAATCAAGTTAACGCCTAATGTCATTGAAAAAACTTTCTTTGTATAAAAAATAATCACTATCTTTGCCACGAAAATACCACCGCAGTCAAATTGTTTGTCCGGATACCGCCGGATATCCGGACTGCCAGTTACCGTTAAATTTATTTATCACTGTTTGAAGTGAAACCAAGATCCGTAATGGGTCCGGTTTATATCGTTCTTTGACATATCCTCATCTATCAGCCCGTAAATAGATTTATCGACAAAAAGTAAAAACCATCGATTAAAAAATCTTAAAATTATGACATCCGAAATATTATTTCAAGAAAATACCGAAATCGACTCAATACAACAAATGATCACAACAATCCATAACCATATCGCCGAATACCGATCCAACCTCTCCCGAAGGCCCAACGTCTATCGCCCTAAAATAGCCGAATTACAAGCTAATCTGGCTCAAATTTACTGGTATGATTATAAAGATTACCATTCAGCTGAAAAGTTATTTCTTCAGGCATTGGAGAACTACGAAAAATATTCAGGGCGCAGAATCATCATACAGAGTCATAAATTGAAGATTATGGACTTTTTAGTAAACCTATACAACCGTTCGAATCGTTTGGAACTTTCCGAACAAATACTACTGCGAATGTTGGAAATACAAAAGAGACTGGCAGAAAACTATTGGTGGATTTACCTCGAAGATGTAGCAATAACCCAATGGCGGTTAGGCAATCTATATGTCGACATGCGACGCTTCAATTCGGCGGAACGGCTGTATTCGGCCAGTCTGGATACCCGATCCGAATTCGACCGGGAAGATATATACCGGTATCGTCCTGCAACGGCACAATGCCAGCGAAGCCTGGGAAAACTTTATGAAGTACATTTAAAAAACTATCCGAAAGCAGAGCAATGTTACCGCAAATCGATCGAAATATTACAAGAACTCTGTGAAAACGAATATGAACGCTGCAATTTCATCCGTTCATTACAACATTCCCAACTTCTTCTGGCCCATCTGCATAGCGATACCTCCAGCGAACAGGATCGTCCGGCAAACTAAAATTCCGCATTTTACGATGCCGGCAAAAGCTACGATCGAATAAGTGTAATCTATCGCCCCTCCAATTTCCAGTGTAGTGACCGTTTATCCGTCATTACCGTTTTATCCGCTCAAATCCTTAACAATCCCTGGCAAAGGGCTATTTCCTTCGGGTCACCCGTATGTTTACCTTCCACATCGGAAAGCTTTACGACAGGCCAAAATTCTTTTCCTCCCTGAGGTTTACACTCGAACATTTTGATTACCATGTTCAGCGGTTTTACTCCGACATCATTAGACAAGAAAGTACCGATCCCATAAACATCATGTAATCGTCCGTTCACAAAGGAGCGAATATTTTCTACCCCTTCCAGATCGAGAGCATCGCTATAGACCACGGTCTTTGTCCGCGGATCGATCCGTTTCTCCCGGTAATGTTTCAAAGCTTTCTCGGTAAATACATAAGGATCACCGCTATCCCAACGCAACCCGTCGAATAGCTTAGCATACTGCGTATCGAAACTGCTGAAAAAGTTATCGGTTGTATAGGTATCCGTCAAGGCTATCCCCAAATGCCCGTCATACACATCCACCCAATTAGCCAAAGCCAGAGCATTGGCAGACCGATAGCCATAATGTGCCCCATGGTACATAAACCATTCGTGGGGATGAGTTCCCATAGGAGTAAGGTTATACTTCATCGCCAGGCATACATTACTGGACCCTTTCAAGTATTTGCCGGAATACTCCTTCAATATTCCGATCACCCGATCCTGTACCTCGAATGAAAAGCGGCGCCGTGTGCCGAATTCCGATATTTCTGCACCGATCTCTGCAAAACGACGGGCTTTATGGATCGCTTTTTCTTCCACCTGCCGGGCAAACTGGCCGGTCATCTGAAAATAAAGTTCCGATATCATCGCCATTAAAGGGACCTCCCAGAGTACCGTACGATACCATAATCCACGGATCTCGAGTTCCAGGCTACCCCCATTTTGCAGAATCCTTACTTCTGAAGGATCGAAACGATATCCTTTCAAGAGATCGAAAAATACAGAATCGAAATAATAACATTTTCGCCGCATAAACCGTTCGGCCTCGTCGGTCAAAGTCAATCCGCGCATCTCTTCCACTTCTGCCTGTAAAGCTTCGGCAAATCCTGACGGGAAATCGGTTTCTCCCCGGTTGACAAAACGATATACGACTTCGGCATCCGGAAATTTCTTCTGAATGGCATTCATCGTTGTAAATTTGTAGAGATCGTTATCTGTAAAATCTTTGATTATCATATGCCTTCGATTAAAAATTCGACCTCAGCGCCGTTGTCGTTGTAAAACGGGCACCTAAAGGCTCAGGCCAGATCGTATGTACATAATGCCTTTAAATAGTCCGGCACCACTTGTCCGTCGACCTTAGGCTTCCATACCCCCAGCTTCCGCCTGAATCCGGGTAATCTTCATTATTCCCATTTTAAATAAAAACCCTTTTCCGTAAAATACCGATATTTTACCCGATCAAAGCGATAATACCTGACCTTCCTACCGTTCTTCGCCCGATTTTCCTGTTCTGCATCGACCAATAATCCGGTCCCTACCATCTTTCTACGAAAATTATCCCGGTCGAGTGTACACTGTAAAACCGATTCGTATAAATGCCGAAGATCGGCCATCTTAAATTCAGGGGGCAACAGATCGATCCCGATCGGCCGATACCGGGCTTTTAACTTTAATCGGTCGGCAGCCATTTGCAGAATTCGTCGATGATCGAATGCCAGGGGCGGTATTCCGGACAAAGGAAACCATTGGGCCCTATCGGCATCGTCCCCTGCCTTCACTTTACAATCCTCCCATCTGACCAAAGCATAATAAGCGATACTGACAACGCGATAACGAGGATCACGATCGACATCCGAAA
Coding sequences within it:
- a CDS encoding TIGR04076 family protein, with protein sequence MKKVKITVLKTTLDEELVKEYGAEGLKACPMLKAGQVFYADYAKPEGFCDEAWKAIYQYVFALSHGAGETLFYYGDWIRKPGVAICSCNDGLRPVIFKLEATEEESVIDYTPVR
- a CDS encoding spermine/spermidine synthase domain-containing protein; this encodes MNIDLSPIDRRKVKNLGEVLEMNNEVLGLMSRYLTVCPDFITKELIEGITGECEITLAEAYTSLLVAACGLDVENNPRDRYLSTAYLRSGIRRLDPQEYRMNPYYRQIRIPEAHFGNWKLTIEKYKPYEAFVCDDIRTDEELKEIPQIGFFDTEFSFPAVMEDGQEWMAIKPNEIETMRQPIARAAGQVVAFGLGMGYYAFMVSEKPEVKTLTIVERDENVIALFREHILPQFPKKEKIDIVRQDAFEFATNCMSDGYYDHAFVDLWHDVSDGYPLYKQMKALEKNSPNTLFSYWIEDSLLSHLRWELFHRMSDLLSATAPAGEPVILRPVYTYEQFVACLRNPFLRKLAGTGLL
- a CDS encoding tetratricopeptide repeat protein; the encoded protein is MTSEILFQENTEIDSIQQMITTIHNHIAEYRSNLSRRPNVYRPKIAELQANLAQIYWYDYKDYHSAEKLFLQALENYEKYSGRRIIIQSHKLKIMDFLVNLYNRSNRLELSEQILLRMLEIQKRLAENYWWIYLEDVAITQWRLGNLYVDMRRFNSAERLYSASLDTRSEFDREDIYRYRPATAQCQRSLGKLYEVHLKNYPKAEQCYRKSIEILQELCENEYERCNFIRSLQHSQLLLAHLHSDTSSEQDRPAN
- the pncB gene encoding nicotinate phosphoribosyltransferase translates to MIIKDFTDNDLYKFTTMNAIQKKFPDAEVVYRFVNRGETDFPSGFAEALQAEVEEMRGLTLTDEAERFMRRKCYYFDSVFFDLLKGYRFDPSEVRILQNGGSLELEIRGLWYRTVLWEVPLMAMISELYFQMTGQFARQVEEKAIHKARRFAEIGAEISEFGTRRRFSFEVQDRVIGILKEYSGKYLKGSSNVCLAMKYNLTPMGTHPHEWFMYHGAHYGYRSANALALANWVDVYDGHLGIALTDTYTTDNFFSSFDTQYAKLFDGLRWDSGDPYVFTEKALKHYREKRIDPRTKTVVYSDALDLEGVENIRSFVNGRLHDVYGIGTFLSNDVGVKPLNMVIKMFECKPQGGKEFWPVVKLSDVEGKHTGDPKEIALCQGLLRI
- a CDS encoding NUDIX hydrolase; the encoded protein is MMENQYCYKYPRPALTTDQVIFGFGEGELRVLLIRRGNEPFKGKWALPGGFMDMDEDAETCARRELEEETGLKVVNFEQLYAFSDVDRDPRYRVVSIAYYALVRWEDCKVKAGDDADRAQWFPLSGIPPLAFDHRRILQMAADRLKLKARYRPIGIDLLPPEFKMADLRHLYESVLQCTLDRDNFRRKMVGTGLLVDAEQENRAKNGRKVRYYRFDRVKYRYFTEKGFYLKWE